The DNA segment TCTTTCGCTGCTGTCGGAACTGCAGCAGATGCagatttctctttctctgtataATAAGCTCCATGGGCTGGACCGTTGCCATTAACACTAGAGCTacaaagaaatatacaaaacacaTAACACACAATTTAATTTCTGTACGGgggacaaaataaataaaactgtgctTCAGATAATGTAGGTATCAGTCATTAGTGAATCCTACCTGTTGGCATGCTGCCCCAGGCTTTGCACCTGATCAGCGAGATAGTGTGGTAGCTCCCAGGACACCTCGTTGGTCACAGTGTTCCAGTAGTAATGGCAACCAGGGTTCTCCTCCCACACCTCCTGCCAGTCTCCCATCTCCACATCCACTGcaaaaaagaatataaatgagataaatatatattttgcacAATATCTCTATACCCTGAACAATTTGGAAAGTGGAGCCAAAATGTCATCAGAATTCTGCAATATACTAAAAAGCTGGCAAAAAAGTATTTCCTTGTGTTATGAAGACAACAGTAATTACTATACAATTgctttgtttatgtattttaacaCAGGACACTTGacaacacacatttgcacatttgattttaaaacgAACTGAGACATTTACCTCCAGCTAGTGAATACTGAGTATTGTACTCAAAAGCTGTGCTTTGATTCTGTCCGTCACCGGCAGAGGGCTGCTGAGTATCAGCCTCGGGTTTGGGAGGGATGTTAGTCGGGACTGAGGGATGAGATGCTGCCTCCTCTGAACTTGGCTGAGTGGTGATTGCATCAATTTCCTGtggtgaaaaaaaacccacaaaaaggAATGTTTTGAGTTCcaagaatgaaaaacactttcCTAATCATTAGTCTTTACATAAATATTGTGATTTATTCATGAGTTAGATACCAAGAGAAAATCAATTATAAGTCAGAAAAGCCAAAGCCTGCATCTACGTTGTACTAAAAACTGCTACTCACATATGattcaaaattaataaaaaacacagatctAATAACTACTTCTTCAAATCATGACGacactctctgctgctgtttgagctCATTTTGTCCAGTTTGAATCCTTCAAATCTCCACAACACTTTATAGAATAGTCTTATTAGCATAAAATGTTGCCCTCAAACAGATGATTCGATGGACAAAGAAAGTCAAttaattctcctttttttttcgtAGTGATTTTTAGACTGAACTACTTTGACTGCTATTATTTAATATCAATCACGTAAAACTGAATCCAGATAAAGGTAAATATTAGTTGGTTCATTATGAACCTCAACTGCACATAAGAACTGGGTTAGAGCCATGTTTGTTCCTACAGTGAACCATACAAACAAATGTAGTAGCTTACAGCCTAAGCTATACAATTAACTATTCTATAATTGTTTTGAACACTGCCCTAACTATAATGTGAGTATTTTTATAAACGATAACATGAGATCAACATAAACACTGTTTCAAACCAAGGGAATAAGatatataacagtatatactcaCAGCCATGAAATTGGCCAGTGTACTGTCGATGTCAGCTGACTGGTTGTGTTGAGAATTTGCATTCGAGCGTAGAGAGTCTCCAGCATCGTCCTCATCATCACTGTCCTCGTAGGTTCCGAGCAGGGACAAGCCCTCTACAGGTGGACACAAAACAACTCTGCTCAATCAAACAGCATGTCTTTTTCTTGTTGCCactgcctgacacacacacacacacacaggtttgtgcaaCTATCCCTATTAGGACTAAGCATTGACATCCACTCTTTGTGGTCCAACAGTCTGACCAAAACCTTATCCATAATCAATAAATGCCTAAACCTAGACTTAGCCCAATAATAATTTTGCATCATTAGAACTGGGCTTTGGTCATtccaaggtcagtgtttatgctaagGTAAGAAAAACGAGTCCACAAACATAGAGGATTGCCCAGCTATCCTAACTTTACAGCCTTATTAAATCCGTATCCCAAACCTTAACCCGAACCTATCcaagcttaaagggatagttcaaatttgactcaaaacggcatcatttacaccatgttttcagcccaaatgtctgctgttatgttaggaggaggataacagcggccatttaggcaaaaaacatggtgtaaatgacaacGTTTAAGTCAAATTGATCCTGTCGGGGTTTACGTACACTTGGAGGACACCACATTgaggatttggctgcaacactgtttacccctgaaactccaaaagtgttttgtggactcaaacacttcacccaccacctccattggcacagtggtgagaagataataaGTGacttcatttttgggtgaactatccctttaacgaCAATTCACATTTTACCCCAAAACCTTAACAAGGACCCCAGAGATTAAGTTTTCCAAATTTGGACCCCGTGAGACAATgtcagtgtttatactggaaaacatgcaaatacacacaataaagtgaacacacacacacacagtttacctGTGGCCTTCGCTGCGGGCAGCTTCATGATTGTGCGGTTCTCTCTCGTGAATCTGTGTCCGTCGCCCTCCTGCTCATCTGCAAAGCACAAGAGCCACGAAGTTCACGCGGATCTTCCACATTAAAACTGCACGGAGCTGACTGGTCGCTCCGCTACACGCACCCACATCCTGGCTAACTGCTAACAGCTGCAGTTAACCGCCCGCACGGTCCTCACACTCCTTCATGAAGACAATACAACTCTTCGGTGTTTAATCGTCACGTAGTTTGATTAGGTTTGAGTTAACTCACCCACTCGTTTGTCATAAGCTTGTTTTTGGCAAGCCGTCAAAACCTGCTAGCTTGCTACCCGCTAGCTTAGCCAACTAGCTGTTAGCTGCTACCACTGAATGGAACAGAAATAACGCGGTTCTTACTTGGTTTAATGCGCTAATACACATTTTagttataaatatatgtatattatatatatcaaatatattaaCTAACCCGACAGCTAGCATTAATCGTCCATAAAACCTATAGCATTTAGCCGCTAGCTATCCTGAAGCTAACAAAGCTCCGAGATGTTTTACCATCAGATCCCGAGGctgcttcctccctctccccgaCATTCCCACTGCGTAGCCCGGGGGGTGAAAGCTGAAGGATCGTTCTCCGACCGACTGTTCCACCCGTGAGGCGAGTTTTCTTACCCATCCCTGGCATGAAGGCCTGCACCCTGCGCTTCGCTGGCGTCGGAGTAGCGGTGGTTTTTCGCAGCTgccacaaaaaaagaagaaggcaTCGACTTCCGGGTCACGGTGTTTACcggggaggaagaagaagaagctggaggaggaagaacacgatgttttgtttgtgtttcagcgGCTCAATGGTGACAACAGCGTTAAGTTGTTAACGAGCTTAGAAACCCTCCGTCCGCACAAGAGGAGCTGACACTAAACCTCCAACAACCCGGGgaagattgtgtttttaatgtttagcGAGCTTGTGGGTGAAAGCTAACACTGTTAGTGTGCAGCTGAACGAACATGACATGGAGGAGTGAGCAGAAGCAATTCGCCACACGCTCACTGGGACAACCCACTGATGTCTGAACATAAAGACCCACCTCAGAGGCAGCAGTCAGCGGGAGTCGGCGGAGGAACAAGCGGACAGACCGGGAACAGAAGCAGGCCTGTGTCTTCCATATCAGACTCGATGGGGGCGGCGATGGGACCCGCGCTGCACTGGCTGCACGATGTCGGGGTAGTGACTCTCCTCAAGGCCCGGAGGACTCTGTTTCAGGCGGCCATCCTGTTCTGCGTCCTGGGTCTGCTGCTCTGGGTGTCCATCTTCCTCTACGGGAGCTTCTACTACTCCTACATGCCCACCGTGAGCTTCTCCACCCCGGTGCACTTCAGCTACTCCTCGGATTGTGACCCCTCGGGGCCAGGGCTCTGCTCGTTCCCCATGGCCAACATCTCCTTCATGAAGAACAACAGGGACCAGGTGATGGCGTTCGGCCAGCCTTACAGGGTGTCTTTGGAGCTGGAGATGCCCGAGTCTCCAGTGAATGAGCATCTGGGGATGTTCATGGTCCGGATGTCTGCCTATGCCAAGAGTGGGAAGACGGTCTCTTCGGTGGGGAGATCTACGATGCTGCATTACCGCTCCAGCCTGCTGCAGACCCTGAGCACCCTCCTCTTCTCGCCCATACTCCTGACCGGGATGGCTGAACAGAAGCAGCTCATAGAAGTGGAGCTCTACTCTGACTACATAACCAATGCCAATCAACCCACTGTGGGTGCCGTCCTCGAGGTCCACTCCAAACAAGTGCAGATCTACTCCTCTCAGCTCCGGATCCATGCCTACTTCACTGGCATACGTTACCTTCTCTACAACTTCCCCCTGACATCCGCAGTCGTCGGCGTGGCCTCCAACTTTGCCTTCCTCAGTGTCATCGTGCTCTTCAGCTATTTGCAGTTCATATGGGGGGGGCTCTGGCCTCCAGACCAAGTCAGGGTCCGGGTGATGATTGGAGACAACACCCGCatccagcagaggagagaggaggcccGAAAGCGCATGGATCGAGAAAACTCGAATAAGGAACTTGATGTTCCTAAAGTGATCGGTTCTGTGACTGACCCGTCTGATTTCCAGGGAACTGACACAGCGGCGAAGGAACCGTCAAA comes from the Hippoglossus stenolepis isolate QCI-W04-F060 chromosome 5, HSTE1.2, whole genome shotgun sequence genome and includes:
- the LOC118109147 gene encoding seipin, translating into MSEHKDPPQRQQSAGVGGGTSGQTGNRSRPVSSISDSMGAAMGPALHWLHDVGVVTLLKARRTLFQAAILFCVLGLLLWVSIFLYGSFYYSYMPTVSFSTPVHFSYSSDCDPSGPGLCSFPMANISFMKNNRDQVMAFGQPYRVSLELEMPESPVNEHLGMFMVRMSAYAKSGKTVSSVGRSTMLHYRSSLLQTLSTLLFSPILLTGMAEQKQLIEVELYSDYITNANQPTVGAVLEVHSKQVQIYSSQLRIHAYFTGIRYLLYNFPLTSAVVGVASNFAFLSVIVLFSYLQFIWGGLWPPDQVRVRVMIGDNTRIQQRREEARKRMDRENSNKELDVPKVIGSVTDPSDFQGTDTAAKEPSKKTSAIPDACEADAPDTKEEGSHDSEGPDEKEDSDAPGGCPLPEPQIETTLRQRPGPWMSL